A genomic window from Terriglobia bacterium includes:
- a CDS encoding sigma-54 dependent transcriptional regulator, translated as MKRERVLFIDLGQRTCSGGNCGVLSSRVGRWLESECLSATTPKQASQPPHLVILRTLGIERLLESLRTLRANWKHVPILGVLCGASNTPGQLLECFAEGLDDFVECPVRETDIVVRSRRLMLNTKLNEQASPLPNSRLHLDFLVGESEPFLRLLAKVPQIARSMMTVLLTGETGTGKELFARAIHYSSPRKGHPFIPVNCGGLPDHLLENELFGHARGAYTDAHSSHGGLLSVAEGGTLFLDEIDALSLSAQVKLLRFLQDHEYRPLGSSTTVTADIRIIAATNANLRELVQAHRFREDLFHRLNVLHLVIPPLHERLDDVPLFAGHFLLKIAKQEGLEAKTLTLAGLRKLQNYSWPGNVRELEGVIQRAVVMSTGSVIDAEDLELPTDASSSSAAAVPMVRSLREIKNQIIVKFERAEIVSLLLAHHGNLSRAAREAGTNRRTLQRLMRKYELQRMQFETR; from the coding sequence ATGAAGCGCGAACGCGTTTTATTCATCGATCTGGGTCAACGCACCTGCTCCGGCGGTAATTGCGGCGTCTTGTCTTCCAGAGTCGGTAGATGGCTTGAAAGTGAGTGCCTCTCTGCGACCACGCCCAAACAAGCAAGCCAACCGCCTCATCTGGTAATCCTGCGCACCCTGGGCATTGAGCGCTTGCTCGAAAGCCTGCGCACGTTGCGCGCTAACTGGAAGCATGTACCAATTCTGGGAGTGCTCTGCGGCGCATCCAATACGCCGGGCCAGCTCCTGGAATGTTTTGCTGAAGGTCTTGACGATTTTGTGGAATGCCCCGTCCGCGAAACAGATATTGTGGTGCGCTCTCGGCGCCTGATGCTTAATACAAAACTGAATGAACAGGCATCGCCTCTGCCGAATTCCCGGCTGCATCTGGATTTCCTGGTGGGTGAGAGTGAACCATTCCTTCGTCTGCTCGCCAAAGTACCGCAAATCGCGCGCTCCATGATGACAGTGCTGCTTACGGGAGAAACCGGCACCGGCAAAGAGCTTTTCGCGCGGGCCATCCACTACAGCAGCCCACGCAAGGGACATCCATTCATTCCGGTGAATTGCGGCGGCCTGCCCGATCATCTGCTGGAAAATGAACTTTTCGGACACGCGCGGGGCGCCTACACGGATGCCCATAGCAGCCATGGCGGCCTGCTTTCAGTTGCCGAAGGCGGCACACTGTTTCTGGATGAAATCGACGCGCTCAGCCTGTCCGCCCAGGTCAAGTTGCTGCGCTTTCTTCAGGACCATGAATACCGCCCTCTAGGCTCAAGCACCACTGTGACCGCCGATATCCGCATTATTGCCGCGACCAACGCCAACCTGCGGGAGTTGGTACAAGCGCATCGTTTCCGCGAAGATCTCTTCCACCGTCTCAATGTCCTCCATCTCGTTATTCCGCCGTTGCATGAACGTCTCGACGATGTCCCGCTGTTTGCCGGACATTTTCTCCTGAAGATCGCCAAGCAGGAAGGACTGGAAGCAAAGACCTTGACCCTGGCCGGCTTGCGGAAATTGCAGAATTACAGCTGGCCCGGAAATGTGCGCGAACTTGAAGGCGTGATTCAGCGCGCTGTTGTCATGTCGACTGGTTCCGTGATCGACGCTGAAGATCTTGAGCTTCCCACAGATGCCTCTTCCTCATCAGCTGCAGCCGTGCCCATGGTTCGGTCTCTGCGCGAAATCAAGAATCAGATCATCGTTAAATTCGAGCGCGCTGAGATCGTGAGCCTGCTCCTCGCCCATCATGGCAACTTGAGCCGCGCTGCCCGCGAAGCAGGAACTAACCGCCGTACCCTGCAACGGTTAATGAGGAAATATGAGTTACAACGTATGCAATTTGAAACCCGGTGA
- a CDS encoding DUF4255 domain-containing protein: MSDFRAISGITKSLAAFLKAQTGVDVENQKAPSDTISDSNPLIHLYLYRVEYNPFFTNGDEIVTSPSVLTGPPVGLNLFYLVTPYGPTQLDIQVTLGEVIKVFNDTPFIPPANYDPSLTNVIEELKVIPHMLTLDLMTELARVFGQRHYRLSMTYEVCVALVDSAVTRNVTRVDERVLKVRQLR; the protein is encoded by the coding sequence ATGAGCGATTTCCGGGCTATCAGCGGAATAACAAAAAGTCTCGCTGCGTTTTTGAAGGCGCAGACGGGTGTCGATGTCGAGAACCAGAAAGCGCCGTCGGACACTATTTCAGACTCTAATCCGCTCATCCACCTGTATCTCTACCGGGTGGAGTACAACCCGTTTTTCACCAACGGCGACGAGATCGTAACGTCGCCTTCAGTGCTTACCGGGCCACCAGTGGGCTTGAATCTCTTCTACCTGGTCACGCCGTATGGCCCAACCCAGCTCGATATTCAGGTCACGCTGGGAGAAGTCATCAAGGTTTTCAATGACACGCCTTTTATTCCGCCGGCAAATTACGATCCCAGCCTGACCAATGTGATTGAGGAACTCAAAGTCATTCCACACATGCTCACGCTCGATCTGATGACTGAACTGGCGCGGGTTTTTGGGCAGAGACACTATCGCCTCTCGATGACATATGAAGTTTGCGTAGCTCTGGTGGATAGCGCGGTGACCCGCAACGTGACTCGCGTTGACGAGCGAGTCCTCAAGGTGAGGCAACTGCGATGA